From Triticum aestivum cultivar Chinese Spring chromosome 4A, IWGSC CS RefSeq v2.1, whole genome shotgun sequence, a single genomic window includes:
- the LOC123082647 gene encoding uncharacterized protein OsI_031781, producing MAMVKNIACTLFLAAIVVAATLVPAASAAGDKSIEEMDSSIKKAFDAVIAAAPASKRSAVESFVLKQKVAATASLNEAAGDKKKLDEIVTAYKMASDAVLAAKPADKYAVFDKTFSEAGHPPTVKAVDALENSFKEAIGDVVAAAPAPQQDEMKALVFQQTVVAANMLAQSAKDKKLFAAVTTAYKVASDAVLAAAPADKYSVMEKTFAEAADVKAA from the coding sequence ATGGCCATGGTCAAGAACATTGCATGCACATTGTTCCTTGCTGCCATTGTGGTGGCAGCCACATTGGTACCGGCGGCAAGCGCCGCCGGCGACAAATCCATTGAAGAGATGGATTCATCCATCAAGAAGGCCTTtgacgcggtcatcgccgccgccccagcatccaaAAGGTCTGCAGTAGAATCTTTCGTGCTCAAGCAGAAAGTCGCTGCCACCGCCTCGCTCAATGAGGCCGCTGGAGATAAGAAGAAACTTGATGAAATTGTCACTGCCTATAAGATGGCCTCCGATGCGGTCCTTGCCGCTAAACCCGCCGACAAATATGCCGTATTTGACAAAACCTTCAGCGAGGCTGGTCATCCTCCCACCGTGAAGGCCGTCGACGCATTGGAGAATTCCTTCAAGGAGGCCATTGGTGATGTCGTCGCTGCTGCCCCAGCACCACAACAGGACGAAATGAAAGCCCTCGTCTTCCAGCAGACCGTCGTCGCTGCCAACATGCTTGCCCAGTCTGCAAAGGACAAGAAGCTATTTGCTGCGGTTACCACCGCCTACAAGGTGGCTTCTGATGCGGTCCTTGCCGCTGCGCCCGCCGACAAGTATTCCGTAATGGAAAAAACCTTCGCGGAGGCTGCTGATGTCAAAGCAGCATGA